The Impatiens glandulifera chromosome 3, dImpGla2.1, whole genome shotgun sequence genome contains a region encoding:
- the LOC124930886 gene encoding uncharacterized protein LOC124930886, with protein MPGPGPHMMYALATGQALSRVSTGRFSPHHCLVYAVNAFFGPDLGSFSEWLSSTLGFGKHFASLVEHFIHDPFFFILILGFPLSLFYARLSKFLLQKGFLDSFSPAPLTRKQCLFLISAGSLSHFFLDHLFEENGHSTMYTWILSTGWWNGTAQINPDAVMVVGLLCTCLICGFIYINRVRLGQSIYLKQSNESFRLIGIVASLYCLWCASQIYLAKPRRPAVGEEADLGVIVFLAIYFFLPHGLCIASMNTTSKDYYSNVTEQIIPL; from the exons ATGCCGGGACCGGGTCCGCACATGATGTACGCACTGGCCACCGGCCAAGCTCTGTCAAGAGTATCAACCGGCCGGTTTAGTCCGCACCACTGCCTTGTATACGCCGTCAACGCCTTCTTCGGCCCCGATCTAGGATCTTTCTCCGAGTGGTTATCTTCCACCCTAGGCTTCGGCAAGCACTTCGCTTCATTGGTCGAACATTTCATCCACGATCCCTTCTTCTTTATCTTGATCCTTGGCTTCCCTTTATCCCTTTTCTATGCCCGCCTCTCCAAATTTCTTCTCCAAAAAGGGTTTCTTGATTCCTTCTCTCCG GCGCCGCTTACAAGGAAACAGTGCTTATTTCTGATATCGGCTGGTTCTTTATCTCACTTTTTTCTAGATCACTTGTTTGAG GAAAATGGTCATTCTACAATGTATACTTGGATATTGAGTACTGGCTGGTGGAATGGAACTGCCCAAATCAACCCTGATGCAGTTATGGTCGTAGGTCTATTATGCACCTGCTTGATCTGTGGTTTCATATACATCAACAG GGTGAGATTGGGTCAATCGATTTATTTGAAACAATCAAATGAGAGTTTTCGTTTGATTGGGATAGTAGCAAGTCTCTATTGCTTGTGGTGTGCAAGCCAGATTTACTTAGCGAAACCTCGTCGGCCTGCTGTGGGAGAAGAAGCCGATCTTGGGGTGATAGTGTTTTTGGCTATTTACTTTTTTCTACCTCATGGGTTGTGTATTGCATCCATGAATACTACTTCAAAAGATTATTATTCTAATGTCACAGAACAGATCATCCCTCTTTAA
- the LOC124930122 gene encoding RING-H2 finger protein ATL39-like — MAMEILVSLVLLILGICILIIIHIIIVGRVFRGDSDIISSSETAAHRTNNRRRRRPSMAIDDIKKLPSFEFKLEEEEENGAAINGLMECAVCLETFKMLEICRLLPLCKHMFHLQCIDLWLAKTAACPICRTDVGLGDPIEVGDGLT; from the coding sequence ATGGCCATGGAGATTCTTGTATCCTTAGTGTTGCTGATTCTGGGTATTTGTATTCTCATCATAATTCACATCATCATAGTTGGACGAGTTTTCAGGGGAGATTCAGATATCATCTCCTCCTCCGAAACAGCAGCTCATAGAACCAACAacagaaggagaagaagaccaAGCATGGCCATAGATGACATCAAGAAACTGCCCTCTTTTGAGTTCAAGctcgaggaagaagaagaaaacggCGCTGCCATTAATGGTTTGATGGAATGTGCAGTGTGTTTAGAGACTTTCAAAATGCTAGAGATTTGCAGGCTGTTGCCTCTCTGCAAGCATATGTTTCATCTCCAGTGTATTGACTTATGGCTTGCGAAAACCGCAGCTTGTCCCATCTGCAGGACTGATGTTGGGTTAGGCGATCCAATCGAAGTTGGAGATGGGTTGACCTAA